CCAACAGGTTGGTGGCCAGCACCAGGGGTGTGTAGACGAACCCCCACGGCAGGCCCCACCAGCCGAGCAGCAGTGACAGCAGTGTGTAGCCGAGACTCAGGCCAAACGTGCCCTGTCCCGCGCGGACGAAGTAGACGTCGGAGGAGCGCCGCGTTGTCGTGACGAAGAAGGACACGCAGTACTCGAAGACGACGAACCTTCCTCCACGTTGCAGCTCTTCCTGGACCTGTGCCGTAGACAGGCCCTCGATGCCCAGGATGCCAGCCATTACTGTTCCCCCTGTTCGAAGAGTTCGGCGTAAACCGCGATGAACAGTCATCACAGCGTACATAGGGCCTGCCCGCCTGCACAGCGACGCCGAGAGCGAGCCCTCGCGGACACACGACAGGGGCGAAGGCTCCAATACTCCGCGTACAAGAGCAATCCGGTAACGCTTTCTCAAATGTGGAGAACGCCACGCTCACGGTTCGATAGTTGCCTGGCGAGCAACACCCGTCTCGTGAAGCCCCTCACGGCAAGGCCCACCTGGCGTGCGGGCGAGGGAGCGACATCCACGCGCCTGTCACCTTCTTCCTCCCTGCTTACCGTGAGCGCTCGGGAGGCAGGAATGGCCACGAAGAAGACGGAGAAGAAGAATCCCATCGCGCACTTGAGCGAGCTCATCCGCGGCATCAAGGTCGCGATGATGACGACGGTCGAGGAGGACGGCACCCTGCGCAGCCGCCCCATGTGGACCCACGACCGGGACTTCGATGGAGAGCTGTGGTTCTTCACCCGCGAGCACTCGCCCAAGGTGGACGCGGTGGAGCGGGACCATCACGTCAACCTCTCGTACTCGGAGCCGGGACGGGACCGCTACGTGTCGGTGAGCGGGCTGGCCCGTCTGGTGCTCGACAAGGAGAAGGCCCGCGAGCTGTGGAACCCCACCCTCAAGGCCTGGTTCCCCGAGGGGCTCGATGACCCCGAGCTCGCCCTCATCTGTGTCCAAGTGAACAAAGCCGAGTACTGGGACACTCCCAACAGCCGCATGGTGCAGCTGGTGGGCTTCGTGAAGGGCGTCATCACCGGCGAGCCGTACCGTCCGGGCGACAACGAGAAGGTGAACCTCGACGAGGCCGGCACCTCGTTGCACTGACGCCCTCGCTGCACTTTTCCAGCAGTGCCCTAAAAGACAGACGCGGGAAGCTCAGCCGCATTCCACGACGAGCTTCCCCTGCACGCGGCCCTCCTCGAGCAACCGGTGGGCCTCGCGCACGGAGGCCGCCGACAGCGGGCCCACGGAACGCACCGCGGGTGGATTCAGGACGCCCTCCTCGATGAGCCGGGAGAGCGTCTCGAGTTGCTCGCGGTAGAGGCTCCACGTCTCGCGCGGAGCGTAACGGGCCCGCGCGCCGAGCTGGACGAAGTGGAACTCCAGCGAGCGGAGGATGAGCGGACTGCGCGTCTCGTCCCAGAGGTTGATGGGGGAGTCCGCCGGCTCCTCCACGATGGACACCACGCGCCCCTCCACCGCCGCCGCGTCGAAGCACAGCTCCTTCATGGTGCCGCCGACGAAGTCCAGGGCCACGGGCACGGGCCGCCCGCCGTTCATCGCCAGCAGCTCCGAGAGCAACCGCTCACGTGACAGCCCGCGGTAGCGGAGGATGTGGCCGGGCTCCACGCCGAGCTGGCGCACCAGGTAGTCGGCGCTCGTGTCGCTCCCGGCCGTGGTCAGGAGGGGGTGGGCTCCCAGGTGGCGCAACAGTTGGAGCGCCATGGAACCCACGCCGCCCGCGCCTCCGGCGACGAAGACCGCCTCGCCGCGCTGGACGCGTGCCCGGGTGATGGACTGCCACGCCGTGAGCGCCACCACGGGCAGTGCGGCCGCCTCGGCGAAACCCAGACGCGCGGGCTTGGGGACCACCAGCACCGCCGGCACACAGGTGTACTCCGCGTGAGAGCCATTGCTGCCCTGTCCCGCCCGGTAGCAATACACCGCGTCCCCCACGGCGAGTCCCTTCACCCCCTCGCCCAGTGCATCCACCACGCCGGAGAGGTCCCTCCCCAGGACCTGCGGCAGCCGGCCGCCGAATCTTCCCTGGCGGAAGTAGAGATCGATGGGATTGAAGGACGCGGCCCGGATGCGCACCCGCACCTCTCCAGGGCCCGGCTCGGGTAGGGGCCAGTCCGCTTCCACCAACTGCTCGACTCCACCGAACGCATGCTGAGTGATGACGCGCATAGGGCGGCGGAGCGTACCGGCGCCCCCCGCCCGAGGCTATGCTCTCGTGCGTCATGACCTCCCCTTTCGCCGAGCACTTTCCCGCCTTGCGGTCGGGCTTCAGCTACATCGACAACGCCGCCGGTGCGCAGGTGCCCTCGCACACCATCGACGCCATCACCGGGTTCCTCACCAGCGGCAGCTGCAACGTGGGCCAGCCCTACGCGGCCTCCGTGCGCGCCACCGAGGTGAAGGCCCAGGCCCGCGCCGCTACCGCCGAGTTCCTCCACTGTCAGCCCGAGGAGGTCATGCTCGGCACCAGCGCGACCGCCCTCACCTTCCAGCTCTCGCGCGCCTTCTCCCGGCTCTTCCAGCCCGGAGACGAGGTCATCGTCTCGGAGCTCGAGCACGAGTCCAATGCCAGCCCCTGGCGCTGGCTGGAGGCCCAGGGCGCCGTGGTGAAGGTGTGGCGCGCGCACTGGCCCGAGGGACGTCTGGAGCTCGCGGATCTGCGCTCGCTGCTCACCTCGCGCACCCGGCTGGTCGCGGTGACGGCCGCCGCCAACTCGGTGGGCACGATGCCGGATGTGGCCGGTGCCACCGAGCTGGCCCACTCCGTGGGCGCGTGGAGCATCATCGACGCGGTGCACTCCAGCCCGCATCAGCTGCCCGACATGAAGGGCTGGGACGCGGACTTCGCCGTGTTCTCGCCGTACAAGGTCTTTGGACCCCACATGGGCTGCATGTACGTGCGCCGCGAGCTGCTGCCCCGGCTGCCGGCGGACAAGCTCTGGTTCGTCCCCGACGACAGCCCCCAGAAGTTCGAGCCCGGCACCGCCAACCACGAGGCCCTCGCGGGCTGGCTGGGCACGCTGCGCTACGTGCGCGAGGTGCTCGGTGGTGGGCAGCCCGGGCGCGCGGGACTGGAGCAGGCCTATCGCCGCATCGAGTCCCTGGAGCGTCCGCTGCTGGAGTCCGCGCTGGAGCGGCTGCGCGCCCACCCGCGCGTGCGGCTGTACGGCATCCCCGAGCCCAAGGGTCGGACGGCCACCTTCTGCTTCAACGTGCCCGGAGTCGCGCCGCGCGCGGTGGCCGAGCACCTCGCCCAGCGGGGAGTGGGCGTGGCCGCGGGCCACTACTACGCCACCCTGGCCATGCAGGCGCTGGGCCTCATGCCCGAGGGCGCGGTGCGCGTCTCGCTGCTGCACTACAACACCCTCGCGGACGTCGACCGGCTCCTCGCGGCCCTGGACGCGCTACCTTGAGTCCGTCGCGGTGAGCGGCACGAAGCGCAGCCCGAAGGCCCAGGCCGGAAAGGCCGTCGCCGCGAACCCCGAGCCCCACCCGTACAGCAGCTCATCGAGTGGAACGCCGAGCAACCTGCCCCGCAGCAGGAGGCTCGGCCTCCACGTGCGCTCGAAGACACCGGGGACGAGCCACTCGAAGACCAGGCACAGCCCGAGGTAGATGGCCGCCGACACCAGTGCGCCCCACAGGCTCGGCGCCACCAGGTCCGGGCGCGTCACCAGCAGGCCCACCACCACCCCCACCATCGCCAGCACCGAGGCGTAGAGGATGGGCACGCCCACGGCGAGCAACAGCCCGGCCACCGCCAGCACGAGGACGATGGCGCCCACCGCCCGGGGCCACGGCCTCACGCCGCCGCTCTGGGAGACCACCGTCCGGCGGAACACCACCGCGTAGGCACTGCACGAGAAGGCACCGAGCCCGACGACGAACAGCACGTCCTCGATGCCGAAGCCGAGCCGGTCCGCCAGGTCGAACAGGAACCGCGGGGCCCAGTACTCCGGATAGAACAGCCACTCGGTCGCCGCGAACGGGAGCGAGCACAGCGCCACCCGCCCCATCAACCCGCGCAGGTCCGCGCGCACGAGCCAGACGAGGGCCCCCGGAATCAGGAACAGGAGCGCCAGGACGAGGAACTCGTACGTCATGGAGCTCTCAGCTTGCCGCCAGCAGGAGGAGGGGGAGCGCGACCGCCGCCAGGGTGGCGGTGATGGCGGCGGCGACCCGGACCTGGACGCGCTTCGAGCCGGGAGGCGCGGGACGCACCAGCGGCACCGCGAGCGCCGCCAGCGCGGGCACGAGCCACCACGCCCCCGCGCTCAGTCCCACCGACGCCATGCCGAACGGGGCCAGCGCCAACGTGAGCCCGTTGAGCGCCAGGATGCCCCACGAGGCCCGCTCGCCGCCTATCCGTGCTGGCAACGTGAGCTTGCCGCTCTCCCGGTCCGAGGGCTCATCGGGGAGCGCGGTGGCGATGGAACAGGCCAGGTGGGTGGGCAGCAGGAGCGCGACGAGCGCCCAGGGGAAGCTCCCGAGCGCTCCGCCCTGCGCGAGGTACCCATAGAGCGGCAACACCCCGGCGACACCCACCGCCTGCAACGCCTCACCACCGCCCCGATAGGAGAGCCGGAGTGGCGGATAGCTGTAGGCCCACAGCAGCCCCAGCGCCAGCACCGCCAGCGGCACGAGCAGCGGTGCGCCACGGGCCACCGCCAGCCCCACCGACACGGCCAGCAGCGAGCCCGCGCAGACCAGGGCGGCCGTGCCGATCGCACGCGGCGAGAGCCGGCCCTCGACGAGCACGCGGGAGCCGCCGGAGAAGACGGTGGGCGTCCGGTTGCGGCGGTCGGTCTCCTGGTCCGCCCAGTCGTTGGCGTAGACGATGAAGAGCTGGTCGAGCAGCCCGAAGAGCTGGACACCCACCAGCGTCCCGAGGTCGAGCGGCTGTCCCCGCATGCGCACGGCGACGAGCTGACCGA
This is a stretch of genomic DNA from Archangium violaceum. It encodes these proteins:
- a CDS encoding pyridoxamine 5'-phosphate oxidase family protein produces the protein MATKKTEKKNPIAHLSELIRGIKVAMMTTVEEDGTLRSRPMWTHDRDFDGELWFFTREHSPKVDAVERDHHVNLSYSEPGRDRYVSVSGLARLVLDKEKARELWNPTLKAWFPEGLDDPELALICVQVNKAEYWDTPNSRMVQLVGFVKGVITGEPYRPGDNEKVNLDEAGTSLH
- a CDS encoding quinone oxidoreductase family protein — translated: MRVITQHAFGGVEQLVEADWPLPEPGPGEVRVRIRAASFNPIDLYFRQGRFGGRLPQVLGRDLSGVVDALGEGVKGLAVGDAVYCYRAGQGSNGSHAEYTCVPAVLVVPKPARLGFAEAAALPVVALTAWQSITRARVQRGEAVFVAGGAGGVGSMALQLLRHLGAHPLLTTAGSDTSADYLVRQLGVEPGHILRYRGLSRERLLSELLAMNGGRPVPVALDFVGGTMKELCFDAAAVEGRVVSIVEEPADSPINLWDETRSPLILRSLEFHFVQLGARARYAPRETWSLYREQLETLSRLIEEGVLNPPAVRSVGPLSAASVREAHRLLEEGRVQGKLVVECG
- a CDS encoding cysteine desulfurase-like protein is translated as MTSPFAEHFPALRSGFSYIDNAAGAQVPSHTIDAITGFLTSGSCNVGQPYAASVRATEVKAQARAATAEFLHCQPEEVMLGTSATALTFQLSRAFSRLFQPGDEVIVSELEHESNASPWRWLEAQGAVVKVWRAHWPEGRLELADLRSLLTSRTRLVAVTAAANSVGTMPDVAGATELAHSVGAWSIIDAVHSSPHQLPDMKGWDADFAVFSPYKVFGPHMGCMYVRRELLPRLPADKLWFVPDDSPQKFEPGTANHEALAGWLGTLRYVREVLGGGQPGRAGLEQAYRRIESLERPLLESALERLRAHPRVRLYGIPEPKGRTATFCFNVPGVAPRAVAEHLAQRGVGVAAGHYYATLAMQALGLMPEGAVRVSLLHYNTLADVDRLLAALDALP
- a CDS encoding lycopene cyclase domain-containing protein, giving the protein MTYEFLVLALLFLIPGALVWLVRADLRGLMGRVALCSLPFAATEWLFYPEYWAPRFLFDLADRLGFGIEDVLFVVGLGAFSCSAYAVVFRRTVVSQSGGVRPWPRAVGAIVLVLAVAGLLLAVGVPILYASVLAMVGVVVGLLVTRPDLVAPSLWGALVSAAIYLGLCLVFEWLVPGVFERTWRPSLLLRGRLLGVPLDELLYGWGSGFAATAFPAWAFGLRFVPLTATDSR
- a CDS encoding prenyltransferase, whose product is MSRAWLQASRLPSQSYIALPLLLGQLVAVRMRGQPLDLGTLVGVQLFGLLDQLFIVYANDWADQETDRRNRTPTVFSGGSRVLVEGRLSPRAIGTAALVCAGSLLAVSVGLAVARGAPLLVPLAVLALGLLWAYSYPPLRLSYRGGGEALQAVGVAGVLPLYGYLAQGGALGSFPWALVALLLPTHLACSIATALPDEPSDRESGKLTLPARIGGERASWGILALNGLTLALAPFGMASVGLSAGAWWLVPALAALAVPLVRPAPPGSKRVQVRVAAAITATLAAVALPLLLLAAS